Below is a genomic region from Candidatus Sulfotelmatobacter sp..
TGGCCAAGAACCCCGGCATTCCGATCTCGGTGCGATCGGCGGGTTTCAACTGGCTGTCGTTCCTGATCACGGCGCTGCCGTTCCTGCTGCTGCTGCCGGTGTGGATGCTGCTCATCCGCCAGATGCAGGGCTCGGGCAGCGCGGCGCTCAAGTTCGGCAAGACGCGCGCCAAGGTGCTGGTCGAGAGCGCCCCAAAGGTCACGTTCAAGGACGTGGCGGGCTGCGACGAGGCCAAGCTCGAGCTGCAGGAGATCATCGAGTTCCTGAAGGAACCGCAGAAGTTCCAGCGCCTGGGCGGGCGGATTCCGAAGGGGGCGCTGCTGCTCGGGCCTCCCGGCTCCGGGAAGACGCTGCTCGCCAAGGCGGTCGCCGGAGAAGCCGGCGTTCCGTTCTTCTCGATGAGCGGCTCCGACTTCGTGGAAATGTTCGTCGGTGTGGGCGCTTCGGTGACCGGCGACACACCCGTGCTCGTCCGCCACCAGGGTCGCACGCGGCTCATACCGATCGGCGAATTCGTCGACCCGTTCTATGCCGGCGACGACGCCGGCCGCCTGGTACCGGTGGCCGGGCTCGAGACACTCGGCTTCGAAGAGCTGCCTTCCAAGTTCAGGGGATCTTCCAAGAAGTTCGTGAAGGGCAGCGCCTGGAAGCCCGCGCGCGGTGTGTACCGGCATCGGGTCAACGAGATCTACGAGATCGATTATCTCGGCGGGCGCCTCCGCACCACCGGGGACCACAGCGTCTTCATCCGCACTCGCGACGGCGTGAAGGCAATCGAAGCGCGCGAGCTGAAGTCGGGTGATGAGCTGGTGCAGCTGCCGCTCAAGATGCGTGGCGAGTTCCAGCCGGGGATAGGCACGCCGCATTCCATGCGAGCACACGAGTTCCCGGCCGAGGCCGAGGCGCGCCGGGTTCGGGTAGCGGACGATGCGACCGGGGACGAAGCGCGGTTCACATACGCGCTGGCCCACGCCGGCGAAGAGAGCCAGAGCGCGATCGCCTCGGCGATCGGGGTTTCGCAGATGACCGTGAGCAACTGGCAGCGCGGGGTCCACCGTCCGCGCGCGATCGCGAATCTGCCGGAGCGACTGCCCGAGAGCGTCTCAGTGACGCCCGACCTGATGAAGCTGTTCGGCTACTACACGGCGGAAGGCCGCGAGAACGGCTGTCTCGAATTCACGTTCGGATCCCACGAATCTGATTTGCACGCCGACGTGATCGCGCGGATGCGCAGCGTCTTCGGCGTCGAGCCGATCGTGACTCCGACCGCCGATCACAGCACGAAGATCACTTACCACGTGGCCGCACTCGGAAGGTTCTTCGCGCGCCATTGCGGAACAGGCAGTCACGAGAAGCGCGTTCCCGAGATGCTGTGGGATCTGCCGCGCGCTCATTTCGAGGCGTTTCTGACCGGATACGCGCTGGGCGACGGCTACGTCACGCGCGAGGGCAAGCTGAGCGTGACTTCGGTGAGCCATCAGCTGATTCGCGAGCTGGCCTGGCTTTGTGCGATGCACGGCATTCCGGCGGGCGTGCGCGAGACGCATGCTCCGGCAGGCCGGGTGCTCAAGAGCCGCCCATTGCCCGCGACCACCGCGTGGAACCTGATCGTGGGCCGCACCAGCCACTGGCTGGTTCGCGACCGCGCGCGCCAGGGCAAGCGCGCCATCGTGCGCTCGGTGCGCGCCGTGCCGTTCGATGGATTCGTCTACGACCTGTGCGGCTGCGAGAACGAGGCCTTCTTCGGCGGAGAGAAGCCCGTGCTGCTCCACAACAGTCGCGTCCGCGATCTCTTCGAGCAGGGCAAGCGGAACGCCCCCTGCATCATCTTCGTGGACGAGATCGACGCGGTCGGACGCCATCGCGG
It encodes:
- the ftsH gene encoding ATP-dependent zinc metalloprotease FtsH — encoded protein: AKNPGIPISVRSAGFNWLSFLITALPFLLLLPVWMLLIRQMQGSGSAALKFGKTRAKVLVESAPKVTFKDVAGCDEAKLELQEIIEFLKEPQKFQRLGGRIPKGALLLGPPGSGKTLLAKAVAGEAGVPFFSMSGSDFVEMFVGVGASVTGDTPVLVRHQGRTRLIPIGEFVDPFYAGDDAGRLVPVAGLETLGFEELPSKFRGSSKKFVKGSAWKPARGVYRHRVNEIYEIDYLGGRLRTTGDHSVFIRTRDGVKAIEARELKSGDELVQLPLKMRGEFQPGIGTPHSMRAHEFPAEAEARRVRVADDATGDEARFTYALAHAGEESQSAIASAIGVSQMTVSNWQRGVHRPRAIANLPERLPESVSVTPDLMKLFGYYTAEGRENGCLEFTFGSHESDLHADVIARMRSVFGVEPIVTPTADHSTKITYHVAALGRFFARHCGTGSHEKRVPEMLWDLPRAHFEAFLTGYALGDGYVTREGKLSVTSVSHQLIRELAWLCAMHGIPAGVRETHAPAGRVLKSRPLPATTAWNLIVGRTSHWLVRDRARQGKRAIVRSVRAVPFDGFVYDLCGCENEAFFGGEKPVLLHNSRVRDLFEQGKRNAPCIIFVDEIDAVGRHRGAGLGGGHDEREQTLNQLLVEMDGFETNEGVILIAATNRPDVLDPALLRPGRFDRQIVVDWPDVRGREGILRVHSRKIPLAEDVELNIIARSTPGMAGADLANMVNEAALLAARRNRKKVTMQDFEDAKDKVMLGMERKSLVMTEEERRTTAYHEAGHALVALLSPGADPVNKVTIIPRGRTLGVTWYLPQEERHNHSKEQLEAQLCHAMGGRAAEKLVFNHFTTGAIGDLSQATETARNMVCRYGMSDVLGPLTFGKKEEMVFLGKEIATHKDYSEQTAVLIDQEVRKIVERAYEKASQLLRENQDKLHLIASTLLEREVLDGDELNRLMKGETLPPMKRGDGGDTTAAPVGPPEMAAAPRDGGIEPFGSPAPRPAGA